Within the Channa argus isolate prfri chromosome 12, Channa argus male v1.0, whole genome shotgun sequence genome, the region TGGGATCTCCACCATCATCTAAAATTAATCTATGTGGGTTTAACTAAACAGTTGAAGTTATCAAGTCTCTAAAGCTCAAATGTGTCTCCAGCTGATGTCTGTGGCCAGGTCCCACTGAGTAATCGTCTTCTGGGACTAGGCCTTAAGGATGGTAAGTGGCCGTGGATGGCGAGTCTACAGAAGGATGGACGTcatgtgtgtggtgggactCTGGTGAACGAGGACTTTGTGCTGAGCAGTGCCGACTGTTTCTCAAGGTGAGACACCTGGAGTCATGTtctcacatgttttaaagtgttgagttCTCCTCAGTCCTAATTTAGCTCATGTTATCTCCCTCAGTTCAGCCACAGCATCTGATTGGACCGTGGTCCTGGGTCGTCAGAAACAGAACGGCTTCAACCCCTTTGAGGTGAAACTgaatgtgacagacatcactctAAGGAACCACACTGGGCCTAATGCAGCAGCGCTGCATCTGGAGACCCCCGCCCCCCTGTCCGACTCCATCCTGCCCATCTGTGTGGACACCGGACGAGACTTCAGTGTGGGCTCCACGTGCTGGGTTGCAGGCTGGGGCTCCGGGGCAGGAGGGGGTGAGTCCCTGACACTAGTCTGACACAGTAATGTTAactgtctgcatcatttcaccTCTTTCCATCAAACATAGTAAAGTTAGAGAGATAATTACAACCTGCTTCTGATGCCACTTGTCACCATTTTCTGATTCTCCCAACTTTAGAGGAACAAGTTCTGCAGGAATTCCAGACCTCTGTGGTGGACTGTGAGGACACATCGAGTGACAGAATTTGTACTGAAGCTTTGACACTGGAGCAGGTGAATAATCAgattagtatttttattattgttcctacacacagtgtgttggtgtatgtttgtattttatcaaagtgtCTGTTGGTCCTTtaaagggtcagaggtcagggtcagAATGACCATACTGGTcttgaacattttcatttttcttcaggAGTTTTCTGGAGGTCCGTTGATGTGTTATCAGGATGGTTCTTGGTTCCTGGCAGGATTCTTAGCAGCTGACAACAAACTCACCAATGGTCCACAAGCAGTACAAGAGAAGTCTCTTGTGTCAAGAGGTTCGTTGGTCGACCGGGTCTTCAACACAGCAGTGTAGATGAAGGATTCTATCATTCGGCTtccagcaacagcagcttttaCCTCCATTGTTGTTGTACAAGAGAAGTCTGTTAATGTACAGTTCTATATGATATGGCCAGAAATTTTGTACTGACCATGTGTCTGACACAAATGTCTATaaagaattaattattttagacacagtctgatcttaaaGCTCCTCTAATAATCCACATAGCAGAGTGTGTAGAGTAGTGAAGTTGTTCAATCAGACATCCAGGGTTCCTGCAGCAGATGTTCATGTTCTCCACTGCAGTGTGAGCTGCTGTTCACCTTGGATAGAGCAGAGTCTTCTTTCATCCACCAGTAGTTTAGCTCTGATTATGCAGCAGTGACTAACAGCTGTGCAGGAGAGGAGTcacacaatgatcccacaagaATAGAAGTTTcctgttcagtcatttcttctctgaacattgttgatgatttgATTCAcatgatgattttaataaaggcacctgcatctctgagctgtttgtgacttttatttaaccaaaaaTTTACACTTTGGACGTTCACAGAATAACCATTGAATAAACttctactttaaaaacatggtaTAAATCATGTtactgattcatttattttgactaGGGGGACAACAATTAAAGCCACTTCTTAATATAATCACTGCAGTGTAACTCCACcaccactatgacctcaataatgaaCACATAGCATTTAATGCAGCTTGTGTTAGAATGAGCCATTGCTTTGCTGCTACAGAGCTCGACACTGTGAGTGACTCAGAGTAGAAACACCCACTGATTCCCAGTATTTCATTGTCACTTGAAGAGTTCACTGGGTCACCACTGTTGttcatcatgtttgtttcctcctccttggTTGTTCCAACTGAACCTAAACTCTGAACAGGAGAGAGCTGAGCCACTGTACAGATTCTTCTTCAACAGCTTCCAGGTTTCACCCTGCCAGTAATAATCCTACAAATAATGGTAGAACTAAAACTGCTAGTCTTAAAGCTGGTTAATGCTGAACTAAAGGAAATAACAGAGGGTTCTAAAGTCACATGTTGTTAGGATTTGCAGTCAGTGAGGTCTGAGGGACAGAGTTTTCTTGGAAGATGTAACAGGTGTGGATTGGACATAGAGAATTAATGCTGAAGACTCTTTTCCCACAAATAATTTGCTCTTGCAGACGACAATCAAACAATCACTGCACATCTGACccctacatttacaaaaaataaagtttgcacTGAGAAATGCAGCTCAAATCTCCACAGAGTTACAATAATCACACAGGACACGACGTCTGGCCGTACTGCAAGTGGCACCAAACAgacttcaaagtaaaataaaaatgtccattaAACTTACATTAATGGTCAAAACTCCACAAAAAAGATCAATAACGTAGTGATATTAAAACCAAGTACACAGATAAgcaacataaagaaaaatactATCAGCGTTTCTCCACATAACCTACTCTAAGTTGTGCGTAGCAGCACTGAGAGGGAAAGGGGGAGGGGCTACAGAAACTCAGGACGTACATGAAGGGCGATGTGCAGCAATCTAGTTTCCCTGGGAACCAAAACAAGTGCAACTAAAGATTGATCAGTTAGATGAATTTCACAAATactaaatggatttttttttaaaaataaaacaaagtgcattttttactttacaaagacaaatgtcagtgttgtggtAAATACTTTTTGAAATCAGAAGTTTTTGATGGCAACATTTTGAATGGAAGATTAATTGTGCTGAGCTGCAGGTCGACAAAGAGCCTGTAACGAGTTAATGATCATAGAAACTGCAGTAACTAGGTTGACTAAGCATAGATACAGACACTGGACATAATGTTGTATTAGCTGAACCTTTTGACCTGCACAACAGCTGCAGTCATGATGTTTTATCTAAAAGCCAAGAGTTTTGCATCAGGACAAATGAAATGTGTGCAGTCTGAGTCTGACAGAACTGcaactgtctgacagtggaacctACACCTGCTCTGTCAGAGGGTTCAGATTTCTACAGAGTGACAGACATTCAgctgcaggtcaaaggtcactgacAGGTTAGTGGTCAGTGCTGTAGATACAGATCAGaagtcagaggtcagaggtcattttGTGCttcatgttctccacagaaTGATTTCCATCCTGGGCCAAAGTTCTTCTGGTTCTCCGGGTTCTTCTGATTGTTGCTGCCTGTAGACGCCAAAGTGGAGTGGAAGAACAGTGAAGACTGGACGATacatgtgtatcagaacggctctgaTCAGCCAGGACAACACTACAGTCGTTACAGAGGtcaaacagagatgaagagaaacctgctgaaaactggagacctcagtctgaccctcaAATACCCCACAGACATGGACAGAAGACCCTTTacctgcaccgtctacagcagggagagaaacatcctgatgaagaaagatgtgaagctccaggtcaaaggtcagtttaaagtctttatgctaagctaactgttgttaatctttatactaagagaaactgcagtattaCTGTTAGTATGTTTCTATGAAcgtatttcactttatttcatgaCTCTAAcagtgaattgaaatgaattttcCTGGAAACAAACTATCATTTCAgtgtaatgtgaatatttgtgacagagagaaactttGAACTGAGCCCCACCAGAAGTAGATCAGGTCCAGGTAACAACAGGTCCTTGATCATGTGAAGCTGCAGACAGAACTTGAGACAAGTGTTGGGATGAATTAGATTGTTGGTCTAATTGGAGACAAAGGTGGAAAAGATGAGTTTGCTCTGGCTGGatgtctttgacattttctgtctctctaccttatttcagtgacaatgaaaatgtccatCAGCACATGAGAGCAGAAAACAAGAAGCTGGGATTAGTTTCAAAAGCTGAAATTGTGTTTAGGTGGACAGATAAGACATGGAGTTGTCCTCTAATGTCTCCACAGACATTGTTCGGTCCTCACTGTCACTGAGATTGTTGCTGTGATCCGGCACTGAAATCAACTGATTCAACAGAACAAAGTCCagagtttggtttttaaaaaagaggaCAATAGTTAGTGGACACGTTtctcttgaatcttgaatcttgggTTACTGACCTCAGTGAGCTCAAAGCGACTGCAGCTCTGAAGTGTCCTGAGTGAAAATGTACCAGTCAAAGCATTTCAGAagaatttattaacatttgatgTTTGGAGATGTAGGATGAAGTTGCTATGGTAACAGCTTCtagctgctgttgttgatccgcacagtgaaatgtttgtgaCACAGCTCTTCATCAGTCTGTGCTggacagaaaaggacaaagacaaagtcaATCCAGCCCAAGGTTCTAAAGAGGTCAAACAGAAGACCAGGTCCTGTCTGTTTCAGAGAGCAACATTTCAGATCCAGATCAGCTGGAAGAACAAAGATCAGTCTGAGAGTCTGACAGCATCAATATTTCCTGATCATCTGATGAATTCTTGAACCATCAGGTCAATATCATGGCAGTTATTGGACATGAAGTCCTGCTCTTTGGACTGATCAGTTCTCTACAGTCAGAtcagacatgaaaacatcacatcTATCACAAATATTGATCCTCCACAACATTTCAGATTCACTGGGGATCAATCAAAAGAGGAAGTgaccaaagaagaagacag harbors:
- the LOC137137052 gene encoding tryptase gamma-like; the encoded protein is MASLQKDGRHVCGGTLVNEDFVLSSADCFSSSATASDWTVVLGRQKQNGFNPFEVKLNVTDITLRNHTGPNAAALHLETPAPLSDSILPICVDTGRDFSVGSTCWVAGWGSGAGGEEQVLQEFQTSVVDCEDTSSDRICTEALTLEQEFSGGPLMCYQDGSWFLAGFLAADNKLTNGPQAVQEKSLVSRGSLVDRVFNTAV